A single window of Periophthalmus magnuspinnatus isolate fPerMag1 chromosome 9, fPerMag1.2.pri, whole genome shotgun sequence DNA harbors:
- the ccdc117 gene encoding LOW QUALITY PROTEIN: coiled-coil domain-containing protein 117 (The sequence of the model RefSeq protein was modified relative to this genomic sequence to represent the inferred CDS: inserted 2 bases in 1 codon), whose amino-acid sequence MHHPASVFQLGLLPSMYPFCVPSSPPEFTLGAPVTAPRLHKPAHFSNSWETRCLRKHRRRSDNEVCTAKRRRLMEIEGVLRSSSIIXPWVMGNSSSSVTPSSGSALPCPTPHTSLAQPALGPHSSCMEMEAAQRRLQEIEDRITLEDDSDSELEVEVCPRRPVLVLSDSLKKGLQRGLTDILPHTVAQSMSHSCMELVLWRPPEDPFSHRLKESLQKQRRQQQSGPRQLPTPCPSPVPHRDPHSPPALYGCPAPTPMSSQGSHGEEAMEM is encoded by the exons ATGCATCACCCAGCCTCTGTGTTTCAGCTGGGTCTGCTGCCCTCCATGTACCCCTTCTGTGTCCCCAGCAGCCCCCCTGAGTTCACCCTGGGAGCTCCAGTCACAGCCCCACGCCTGCACAAGCCAGCACACTTCTCCAACAG CTGGGAGACCAGGTGTCTCAGAAAGCACAGACGGAGAAGCGACAATGA GGTGTGCACTGCCAAACGCAGGCGCCTCATGGAGATAGAGGGGGTGCTGCGCTCCTCATCCATCAT GCCGTGGGTCATGGGGAACAGCAGCTCCTCTGTTACTCCCTCGAGTGGCTCCGCTCTTCCCTGTCCCACTCCTCACACATCCCTCGCCCAGCCTGCACTAGGCCCTCACAGTTCCTGCATGGAGATGGAGGCTGCTCAGAGGAGACTGCAGGAGATAGAGGACCG aatcACACTGGAGGACGACTCGGACTCGGAGCTGGAGGTAGAGGTCTGCCCCCGAAGGCCAGTGCTGGTACTGTCGGACAGTCTGAAGAAGGGTCTGCAGAGGGGACTGACCGACATCCTGCCCCACACTGTGGCTCAGTCTAT GAGCCACTCATGCATGGAGCTGGTGTTGTGGCGGCCTCCAGAAGACCCCTTTAGCCACAGGTTAAAGGAGTCTCTCCAGAAGCAGCGCAGACAGCAGCAGAGTGGGCCCCGACAACTCCCCACACCCTGTCCCTCTCCAGTCCCTCACAGAGACCCCCACTCTCCACCGGCCCTGTACGGATGCCCTGCCCCCACACCTATGTCCAGCCAGGGGAGCCATGGGGAGGAGGCCATGGAGATGTGA